The proteins below are encoded in one region of Mariprofundus sp. NF:
- a CDS encoding murein L,D-transpeptidase family protein yields the protein MLLLASLLAMPMAAQTEPDQLAYASKILKEGSHSAVQNLSHQERTILQATAALKGDHPSEALVLLDSAKSRDPLVALLEAEAHRQQAIHAMREAGSFADNIGQGEMLASADLNRGLGEADARLNSFIDKVNEVSGSPLDILLTGPDVENVFMFDKARNRLYIYQPDADGQLKKVADEYVVTGSVAGDKQRQGDGKTPNGIYRFIKKLQGKELESRYGPVAFPIDYPNELDKLHNKDGYGIWLHGYPMDVSRRPPQDTRGCFSLSNTSLTKIARLVKLKRSWVIAGENFEFDRDLDKQTLLNSVQRDIKAWQQDWASLDSEAYLSHYHQDFRSGKRDLKAWKSYKRRVNANKAFVEVKFTNFTLMRDPTRWPEGEVVLAEFDQSYRSSNYADQGRKRLYLARDSKTSPWKILLEESLKR from the coding sequence ATGCTTCTGCTCGCTAGCCTGTTGGCCATGCCGATGGCAGCTCAGACTGAACCCGATCAACTGGCTTATGCCTCGAAAATTCTCAAAGAGGGCAGCCACTCGGCGGTTCAGAACCTCTCCCATCAGGAGCGTACCATTCTGCAGGCAACTGCAGCCCTGAAAGGCGATCACCCCAGTGAAGCGCTTGTGCTGCTGGATTCAGCAAAAAGCAGGGACCCGCTGGTTGCGCTGCTTGAAGCCGAAGCGCATCGGCAGCAGGCGATCCATGCCATGCGTGAGGCAGGCAGTTTTGCTGACAATATAGGTCAGGGAGAGATGCTGGCCTCAGCGGATCTCAATCGTGGCCTTGGTGAGGCCGATGCCCGGCTGAACTCCTTTATTGATAAGGTTAATGAGGTTTCAGGCAGTCCCCTCGATATTTTGCTGACCGGACCGGATGTGGAAAATGTTTTCATGTTCGATAAGGCACGTAACCGTCTCTATATCTATCAGCCGGATGCAGATGGGCAGTTAAAGAAAGTCGCCGATGAGTATGTGGTTACAGGTTCTGTGGCGGGGGATAAGCAGCGTCAGGGTGATGGTAAAACACCCAATGGTATCTACCGCTTCATTAAAAAACTGCAGGGCAAAGAGCTGGAGTCCCGCTATGGGCCGGTCGCTTTCCCGATTGATTACCCCAACGAACTGGACAAGCTGCACAACAAAGATGGTTACGGCATCTGGCTGCATGGTTACCCGATGGATGTGAGTCGTCGCCCGCCCCAGGATACACGCGGCTGTTTTTCGCTCTCTAACACCAGCCTGACAAAGATTGCCAGGCTGGTGAAGCTGAAGCGAAGTTGGGTGATTGCCGGAGAGAATTTCGAATTTGACCGTGATCTGGATAAACAGACGCTGCTGAATTCTGTGCAACGGGATATCAAAGCCTGGCAACAGGATTGGGCATCACTCGATAGTGAGGCCTATCTCTCGCACTATCATCAGGATTTCCGTTCCGGAAAACGTGATCTCAAAGCCTGGAAATCATACAAGCGACGGGTCAATGCCAATAAAGCATTTGTAGAGGTGAAATTCACCAATTTCACACTGATGCGTGACCCTACACGCTGGCCTGAGGGTGAGGTGGTGCTGGCTGAGTTTGATCAGTCGTATCGCTCCAGTAATTATGCAGACCAGGGCCGAAAACGCCTCTATCTGGCGCGTGACTCCAAAACCAGCCCATGGAAAATTTTGCTGGAGGAGAGCCTGAAGCGATGA